Proteins from one Loktanella sp. M215 genomic window:
- a CDS encoding N-ATPase subunit AtpR, which translates to MTLDTLPLAIILPACFVGGVGLGYAYFLALRETARLIVAQGHPLIGLALTLGRLSLLCAGFYVAVLAGGAALLAALAGVLCAKVILLRAAP; encoded by the coding sequence ATGACCCTCGACACGCTTCCCCTCGCTATCATCCTGCCGGCCTGCTTTGTCGGCGGCGTCGGGCTCGGATACGCCTATTTCCTCGCCCTGCGCGAAACCGCGCGTCTGATCGTGGCGCAGGGGCATCCGCTGATCGGTCTGGCCCTGACCCTTGGCCGCTTGTCGCTGCTGTGCGCCGGATTCTATGTCGCCGTGCTGGCGGGCGGTGCCGCGCTGCTGGCCGCACTGGCCGGGGTGCTTTGCGCCAAGGTCATTCTACTGCGGGCCGCACCATGA
- a CDS encoding AtpZ/AtpI family protein, protein MTPDDAPDDDPLVQQARLRRDRHGRWLRDGQDSVGRRLAQIGVLGWMIVAPMLVGLFGGRWLDARTGGGLFWTAPGLMLGLGLGGWTAWAWMNAE, encoded by the coding sequence ATGACCCCCGATGACGCCCCGGACGACGACCCCCTCGTGCAGCAGGCGCGGCTGCGCCGCGACCGCCACGGGCGCTGGCTGCGGGATGGTCAAGACTCGGTCGGGCGCAGGCTGGCGCAGATCGGTGTGCTGGGCTGGATGATCGTCGCACCCATGCTGGTCGGCCTGTTCGGCGGGCGCTGGCTGGATGCGCGGACGGGCGGTGGGCTGTTCTGGACGGCGCCCGGCCTGATGCTGGGTCTGGGGCTGGGCGGCTGGACCGCATGGGCGTGGATGAACGCGGAATGA
- a CDS encoding F0F1 ATP synthase subunit epsilon, giving the protein MNLRIVTPLTVVVTTGIDRMTAEDASGSFGILPGHAPFLTALAISVVSWTTAGVTLFCAVRGGVLSVDGDVAIATPEAVPGDDLATLDAAVLARFRADADAERVDRSAATALQLNAIRRMVSRLSASPDTGEFR; this is encoded by the coding sequence ATGAACCTGCGCATCGTCACCCCGCTGACCGTCGTCGTGACCACCGGCATCGACCGCATGACCGCCGAGGATGCCAGCGGCAGCTTTGGCATCCTGCCCGGTCACGCGCCGTTCCTGACGGCGCTCGCGATCTCTGTCGTCTCTTGGACCACCGCAGGGGTGACCTTGTTCTGCGCCGTGCGCGGCGGCGTGCTGAGCGTCGACGGCGATGTTGCCATCGCCACGCCGGAGGCTGTGCCGGGCGACGACCTTGCCACCCTCGACGCCGCCGTGCTGGCCCGCTTTCGCGCCGACGCCGATGCGGAACGGGTGGATCGCAGCGCCGCGACCGCCCTGCAACTGAACGCGATCCGCCGGATGGTCAGCCGCCTGTCCGCCAGCCCCGATACCGGAGAGTTCCGATGA